The segment taGTATGCTTTAGTATTAAACTgaagatttaattctttttatggtttATGTATCAAATTTGTTGTGACAGATTGGTTGAATACTTGAATATCTAGTATGCTCAGTATTTCTCAGTGATGCAAGAAAAAGATAATGCAAGATTTATACCCTTTTATAGTATATAGTTGAGAAGAAAATGTCTATCCTATCTTCAGTCATCAATGCTTATTTCATTGTAATTCTTTTAGATTGCTATTTTTATGTCCTGTTACTTTATTTGGAAGCCCCCCGACCTTTACTTTTTAATGACCTCTAGCCTCTAAGTCTACTCCAAACATTTGTCTGTCTGTGAAGCCTTCCTGTAAAAGCTCTCACCTCTCACATGTTTCTCTGTAGACAAAGGCATACAGTACATGCAGTACACACATTTAATCCCTTTTTGAGAGTATAATATGAATAAACTATTGTATTCGTAAAACATATGATGCTTTCAGGAATCTATTTCCCTTATTAACTGTAAGTTTCTCTTTGGGCAGAGAAACTGATTCATATTCCTGGATGCTGGCACTGAACAGTAGGACATAAATGGAAGAGTGCTCTCTTGCCTACTGAGTGTCTGCAGCATTGGTTTTCAGCCCTACTCTcggatatttttatttcagtgatcTGGTTTTGGACGTTCACCAGGCAATTTATGTAGGCAGGGTCAGCAACTCTGGTTTACAGACTTAccttgaaattttccaggaaCAATTGTTAAAATGAGTCAGGGAATGGGCTTTTTTTGCTAATCTTCAATCTCAGaatataaaaaattcattaaGGCAAATGTAGGATAAAACAGCAACAACTTTTGTTAGTCTCACAAAGCCTGACAAATGCTTGGCTTTCTTAAGCCACTAATTCCTTAAGGACCTCTGACTATGTTGACTTTTATTATCTTTCAAAGCTGACTTCTCCATGTTCAGCCTTCTGGGCTCGCTGCATCTCAGGAGCAGAATGGTTCCTGCGACATGCACTGTTTATTCTTGGTTTTAGCCTTCTTTACTCAGAGGCTGACACCTAGATGGACGGGGATTTCAGCATGAGGCCAGTTTATAGAAACCTGATTTAATCTCGTCCCCAGTTCTCAACTCTAAATGATTGGTTCtgataatatatgatattataaataagTCTAGAAGTTAATCATAACATTCTGTTTTTGATATATTATtagtaatataattaaaattgctTCACAGTTATATATTTTCTTGTTGATAAATCTTAGTATCTTATAACTTAGTCTCCCTGTGAATTATTTTCCATTCCCATAAATATTAGGATTTATATTCTAGGATTTTTTTAATAGGTATACCTTTAGACCCACATCATTACCAGCTCTGTGCATAATTTAAACCTGAAGTAGGGCTTGAGGGAGAACAAAGAGAAGGATCCTGGCAGGATCACACCAGTAAAAGATCTGTTAATTACAATGATGTGGACTAGGATGTGTGGAATCTGCATAAGTGGCCTCAGTTTTATTCATCCTGCATATGTTACTTAAGTCTGTCACCTTTTAAGGcatgtattcctttttaaaaaaatttatttttttaaatttatttttaactggagtataattgctttccaatgttgtgttggtttctgccacacaaaagcatgaatcagccataagtatacatatgtcctttcTCTCTTGAATAtccccctcacctcccaccccatcccacccctccaggttgtcacagaacaccaggttgagctccctgtgttatgcagcaacttcccactagcgagctgttttatatatgataatCTATATGTTTCAGTacttctcaatttgtcccaccctctccttcctccactgtatccagaagtctgttctctatgtctgcatctctattcctgccttgcaaataggttcatcagtaccatttttctaggttccatatataagGTATATATTCCTAATAtactttgcaattaaaaaaaaaaaactatattttgaaattagatCCGTGGAGGGTAGCATAACATTATGTTACTAAGAATTTTATCATTGTGTacaaaaaatgtcatttatattattaattaatCCACTACTAATTTGAAAGATTGAACACTCACTTGGTAAAACTCTTGATACTTACTTTAGTGGCTTTTCTAAATTTCTTCTCTAGCCAGGCCTAAACTGCAGTAATACATTCATTCAGGTGGAGAGAAGACATCAAGAACAGATCAGACACATTTCCTTTGGTGGTAACCTGATTTCCTTTTCACCTCTGAGGCCTCTCAGTGGAGAACAAccagaagaattttaaatttaaaaataaatccagacATTTTTCTTCATGTTATCAGTGCTATGTTCTTAGAATATTGAAAAGTTGAAGAGTGTTTGTGTTCACTGCTATTCAAGCCACTTGTAGACTGTTGGCCCTCCTTAGGTGGATGCAGAACCTGTGGATACTGAGGGCCTGCTGTTAAGAGATTTAAGCATCCTTGAATTttggtatctgtgtgtgtgtgaggagaggGGGTGATCCTGGGATCAATCCAGCCACCCCCCTCAGGATTCTGAGGAATGATTGTGTAACATTTTAATATTCAGTGTTCATCAAAGTGTATTTTAGATATGATACTATTTCTCAAGGGAAGTGGGGATATGTTGTATATTAACCAATGCAGAATAAAAATGTACTGTGCCTTGCCTCTcttgtttaaaatgtataagCTTAAGTTAAGTATACCTACTCAGAGCTTACTAACATTCTTcagtttaattgaaatataatgttAAACTTTGACAAATATTTGCATTCTTTTATACTTTATTCTTAATTTGaactcttaaatttgttgataTTGAACAGCTTGCATATTGCATTTTCAGGGTATGTTGAGTTTCTTTAGATATCAATCAGTATATTTGAAATACTTTCTCCTTTATAAAACTCTTGACTATAGGATTGTAGAAGACAGGGCCATCAGTACAACAGAGCACTAAGATGACTCATAGTAGCGAAAGCTTGCCATCAGACCTGGGGCCAGTTATTTCTGTTTGCAAATGAGGTGAGTGTTGGAGGTACTCACCAAACAAGCAGCAACTTTATGGATAATTCTTTAAGATGAGGGCCTTccaaacaagaaaggaaaagcacGTCCACTTTTGTTAGAGGAAGTTGTGTTGGGCTTGTAGAAAAGACAGTATTATCAAAGTTGGGAGTTTTCTAAGGGTCCAGGGCCATGAACATGTAAAAGAGATGAGTACAGAGCAACCCAAGACTTAGAACATATATAAAGcaatatgtaatataataataaGATAATATTTGCCCTCAAGGATAGAgtcagtgtgtgcatgctcagttgtgtctaactctttgcaaccccgtggactgaagcctgccaggctcctctgtccatgagattttccaggcaagaatactggagtgggttgccattgataAAGTAGATGAGAATAAAACAATGTCAGTCagtaaacatgatttttttttaggtttaatAAGATGTACTGTTGAATCACTTAGAAAACTTTTGGCTGTTAAGTAACAATGCAATGAACTCCAATTGGCTTAACAATAAGGAAGTTCATTATTATAATGTTGTCATGGTGATTTCAGGCACTTTACAGTCAACAGCTCAATGATGCCTCAAGGTCTAACATCTGTTCACAGTTCATTCTGGCATCCTTGGTGTCAGCATCTCTAGCACTGGGTCCTTTGGGGCGATAAGATGGCTGCTAGTGGTACTCAGAGCTATGTCCTTCCTTTTAGTTTGGTTAGGCCAACTAATGCCACATCTCCATCTGCGTCTCATTTGGGGTTTACTTAATCAGGATTCCCTGTTTTACCTGGGATTATACCTGGGTAAAACCAGGACTGTTATGTAGCAGGGAATGAGTCAGGTAGGCAGCCATCAATATGCCCTACAACTAGATGGAGTGTCCTTGGGCTACTGGATTCTAGGCTTATGAGGTATTAAGAAAACCtttaaagacaaaatgaaagaaaactgggTAGAACTAGAGCttttccaaaaatgaaaaaagaaatgggatGAAGTGAAAATATGAAGGCCTGTCCCCCTCTTGACAACACTAAAGGATCATCCCAGCTCAGAGTCCCTGTAGGGTAGACTGAGGCGTGGATGCTCCACTTCTCTCTCTGCCTAGTCATGTACTTTCTTGTCTTCACAGCTGTTGAGAAAAAGGGCATATACTCCCTCATAAACCTCCTGCATTCTGATCTCTGCAGGAGATCATGGTTGAGAAGATGGTACTGTAGAAACAGCAACAGATCAAATAATATTTCGgttttctataaaatgaagtgGTCTGAGCATATCCTActtttgaaattatattaatCTTTGACCTTCCTGGTAATGAAGAAGGGCAGAAAGGCATGGTTGATAGAGTATTGACAATgggattttcaaataaaaacctaCTTTTGTCCTTCTACAAATCTGGAGATTTCATAAAACCAAAAGAACCCATAGGAAGATCGATATTGGTataaattaatgatttaaaaCCGTGAAGTATAGTTTAGAGAGATAAAATAGTTACAAGAAGTCCAAAAGGTCATATGTATGTaaactttgcttttcttatttcctgaatATGTTTCCTTAAGTAAGACAATaggagaatgatttttttttgtagtatctATTGGTTTTTACCAAACTCTAGAAGAGAGAGGTTAATTTTGTGGTAGTATTtactcctgatttctttttaaaaatatagttttaaatattgaaaactgGGAGACTCTAATGCAGTATTAACATTGccacatatttctttttcctttaagtcCATTGTGTATTATCAACAATAAATTGCCCCAATTAAATTACATATAAAGACGAGTAACtcttagaatatttattaaatcagtGATTTACAAGAAGAACATTGATCAATAAAGGTAAAATTTTTCACTCAACATGAACCTTTTAAATGTGTAAGGTTTACgttcaaattcatttctttaaaaaagtatctGCCCATTTAAGATTATATCATAGTGTGCGAAGCACTGGTGAGAGTTATGTCACCAGAAATTCCCAGCGTGCTGATTTCCCTGAAATGTTTCACCCGATGATTGTACTGCAACAAGTGAGCATCATTGACTGCAACCTTGAAATGGTCAGGTTCAACCAGCACTTGTATCTGAAATGGCACATACACAAAACTGTTAGAAATGCCCATTCCTTTTAAAACCAGTCTGGCCTAACCTCAGGGTGTCTAAAATTTCATCTTTCTGATCACTTGTAGAACTAATCAAAGTCAGAAATGCtaactttccagaaaaaaaaaaattccaaattattCAAAGATTTAAATGGAACAAAATGATAAATTGTTAAAAGGATATATAATTGAAGCCACAGAGGAAAAGATTAATCATTCCTCTACATAAAAACTTAAAGCTTTTGTATGGTCTCAAAcactgaaagtaaaaataaaaataaatgctaaagtAGGAATTCTCTGTTTAGAGAAGTGAATGTTATGAAGATGGATAATAACCAGTTTTGGCAAGAGTAAGAGAAACATAATCTACCAGTAGTTAGAGGATGCATTAATTCTAACATCATTTTGGAAGCAGCACTTTGGCAATATCTTCAtcttaattttaaacatatatatatattgaataaaacTACTCTTCTAGGAAGCAAAGATGTATTAGGATAGTTATCACagtattttagtaaaataaataaagctttccAGGTTTTATCTGTTTGCAATATTTCCATACTCCAAATTTTCATCAGTAGGGTACTGGTTGAATTACTGCATATCTAAACAATGAAGTATTACTAGGTGACAATGTTCTGAGAAGGAAAGATGTCCACCAAATGTAGAATATAGACCCTGTTAGTCCCTGTCCCTGAGGAGCTGATGGTCTAGTTGTTTTATTGTCCACTGTATAGTCAACCCTAACCCAACATTGTGGACCTAATATTTGTTGAAGccatgcttaaaaataaaaaatgtgttgcTTGTCATAAGAAAACACTGGAAAGATAACTCAAGTTGTAACCTTTGTGCGGATGGGGGAGGGGTAAAGGATGGAGGACTTtttagtaaaaaaagaaaatctgtaaatttttcttttcataaacaaGCATGAATtaattttagagtttaaaaaatttagttttgaTTGCCATGCTAACCATGCAGTTTTAAGGAATTAAATCTCAGCCCAACTATATCATAAAGACTttataggggacttccctggcaagtagttaagactccttgcttccactgcagggggagcaGATTTGCCCCACAGGCCTCAcattacagccaaaaaaaagattttctgccTTTTAAATTAAAGATGCTATGTTTCTCATTTCCAGAAAATCAGTTTAGGGTTGACTAAACTCAGAGGGCTGGTAACAGGGACAATGGTGAGGTGCCTAAATGGAGTTGAGGAATGTGCCACTATTTCTGAGACCATTCCCCTGGGATGGGGAGCAGATGTACTAGTTAGGTGTCCCAGGACAACTGATGAAAATTAATTTCCAGTGTGTTGTGGTTTAAGCTTGATTCCCCATGAGAAATATACATTATCAATATATAATAGCAATAACTTACCTTGAAAGGTTTACCACTTTCAAATGGGAAAACCAtttgtctttcttcctttccccagtTATTATTCAGCTTTGAATTGCAAACAATGACTCTCCTGTTGTCCTCGTTGAAGCGTGGGTTAAAGTGGAAGGCGACATCATTCCCTCTCTTGAAATCTAAAGCAAGTCTGTTTTAAGTCAAAAGTCAGAGTTAGTAAAATGATTCGAGTTGTACATTTGTATCAAGTGAAGAACATATACTTTCCTAAAGAGCAAATCATTTATAAAGTACAGGACAATTTTctaaacagaaagcaaataaacaatagaatgggtTCAAGCTGGAAAGTATACTGGGCCAAGTCCAGTAATTCTACCTCATGTGTGGGATGTGTGTTCCAAGACCCCCAGTGGATGGCTGAAACCACGAATAGTATTGAACCAAATTATCTGTCCAACtatacacacatactttttcctataaagtttaatttataaattaggtacagtaagagattaacaactaataaaatagaaaaactatagcAATATATTGCAAAAGTcatggtctctctctctcaaaatattgTATACATTTAATACCTTTCCCATCTGAATTAAACATTTATGCACTGGGGCCATAATTTCTACATTTTGagatatgaccaaaaaaaaagcatgagtttctttttcctttctcacaaTTTCATGGGCAAAAGATTTGTACTTACTGTAGATCTTAGCAACCTCAGTGtataattgttttctttccttattgagTACTGACCCCTTTTCACTTCAAGAGAGCCCTTTACAGCTTCTCTTTGGCATATgtgaattgccagcatcactactcttgCTTTTGGGGCCATTATTAGGTAAAATAAGGGCTATGTGGACACAAGCACTGGGGTACCATGACGGTGGATCTGATAACTAATAGACCAGATATGCAGCAGAAAGGGATGGTTTCACAGCCTGGGCGGGATGGTTTCACAGCCTGGGCAGGATGGGGCTGGACAGCATGAGATTTCACCATGCTGTGTACAATGTTGGCAACttaaaacttatgaattgtttatttctggaattttccatttaatattttcagactgtGATTGACCTTGGGTAACTGAGACTGTGGAAAGCAAAACCATGGATAAGGGGCACTACTATATTCGACATATTACCACGGTATCCCACGGTAAACAAGACAATATGTGTCGAGTTTTTAGCCTTGTTGTCTTTGGTTATATCCTATTCACCCGTATTTCCCTTATTACTATCTCTACATATAAACATGGTCAAGGTTTCCTTGCAGAGGTTTGGGGCCACTTTGAGGGCACTTTATACCTGACATTATGGAAATACGGCTACCTCTTTCCTGCCCTGACAGGTTACTTTCAATCCCTGTTAAAAGTAAACCAGTCACATAAAGTGCTATCAAATCCCTGGCTTCCTCATCGTTAACTGGAAAACCTAGTCCTAAAACAGCAAGAATAATATAACATAGTTAATGTTCAGTATCCTGTTGCTGAGTTGTAAAGTCATAATAATAAATGTGTTAAACATTCTGTGATGTGAAGTGGAATTAATGGAAGTGCTGGATAAACTTTCTATCCTGATCTCTCTCCTTGGATGTTAATACAAACACAAGTTCTCTGGCTGTTAAAGCACTACCCTTTGCACATGGGTTCTCAAAAGTGTGCTCCCCAGAGCACTAATATCAGAAGCAGCTGGTTCTGTTAAAAAAGCAGCTCTTGTTTTAAAGCAAGGTCTGCATTCTAGACCTATTAACAATGATCCTTTGGGTGTTTTCATTCACCCAGTAACAGATACATACAACCATCAATGAttaaattcacagaaaaagaacCAATATAGTCAAATGGCAATAGAACTTGTATTTGACTTAATATGCAATGCTTGTACTTTCTCAGCAGTGAAAAGGTAATTGTCATCTCTACCACTTTAAGGATTTTTCTTCTTTCGTGCGATTCCTCACATAGATTTTGCAGCTCAAAGCAATACATTTCTCAGTTTACTACCACTTTAATCATTTCAACCAAAATTGGTTTTAACCTACTACAGTCTCTAACCTttctagtggtggtggtggtggtttagttcataagtcatgtcagactctttgcgaccccatggactgtagcctgccaggctcctctgtccatgggatttcccaggcaagaatattggagtaggtagccatttcctcctccaggagatcttcctgactcaggattagaacctgtgtctcctgagtggcaggcagattctttaccactgagccacctgggaagcccaacctttCCAGTGTGATAGTCCTAAGTAAAGCAAAGATGCTATTGTGGTTCTGCTTAACAGCAGCTGCCTCAGGAGAGCCGATATTACCTAATCATGAGTGCTGCCTGCACAAGATCAGGGCTCTGGGTCCTGTGTTATTTTGGGAGGCAAGGTGGATGAGGATACAGGCAGAAGATATATTGAGTATATGTTTTGTAACTTGCTGTGAGACCAGTTTTACTGTGTAGGGAAGTACTGTGCTGAGAGAAGCTGTCTAGGCTGTGTGGAAGGAAGAGCTAGCTTAAGATAGTGACTACCTCGTAGAGCAAGAGGAGGCTGGCTGGAGGCAGAGTGAACTGGTTGGCTGAATGTAAAATGATCCGATCAGAACCTGTCCACCTCCTGGTAACAGAGGAGGTTGCTCCCGCTGATTCACCAGGATCAGAGTGACAGGTACTCACAGAGGCTGTTTACAGAATTCAATAAACCTGTGTACACagctcggagaaggaaatggcaacccactccagtgttcttgcctggagaatcccagggacagaggagcctggtgggctgccgtctctgggttcacacagagtccggcacgactaaagtgacgcagcagcagcagctggtacaCAGCTTGAATTTGTACCTTTTGTGTATTGTCTATAAGACCCAGAAACAGATTAATTAATGGCTGTAGGAACTTTAATGGTACCACCAACCTCAAGGACAGACATACTGAACAGCTTCaggatatatgtaaatataaccAGTGGTGATAACCAGAGTCCGGTGTGCCAAGGCAGCTGTAAATCAGCATGGATTTTCCGAAGTGAGCTCAAAATCTTAGCCCCTTCTAGTTCACCTCAACCAAAGCAGTACCAATGGTAAAGACTGATTTATTTTGACCAATTACTTTGTCAAGTTAAAACTTTAACTTGTAAAGTTTTTTCAAACCTTTTAAGTAAATAGTGTCTACTCAGAACACTGGGGTTCCCCATCTTGTCACTTATCACCTGTAGACCAGGCCAATAGTATGAACACGGAAAAGGCAACCAAGCTCACAAATCTGAGAGTGTATCATGACCTTCACAGCTACAGGGAGATTGTACCAATATGAGGACAGGAGGTATAATATTTAAGCTCTCAGATCAACTaggcatctttttctttttgacccaAGACTTAGCAAGGGATTTGTCCTCTTGGTGAGATTGATTTATGGGAAAATCACAAACAATGGTATAGCCAAGAttctaaatgtaatttttaaaattctattaaaatttaaaacagatcACCCTTTATTccaaaatcaatcaatatgtTAGACTTGCTAATTTTGCTCTTTACCTGTTCGCATTGGGCTTTACTGTACCCAGGATTGTTATCAGCATGCGAGGCATGATTCCTCCAGGTAAAGGCAGGTCATAAGGCACATTCTGGGaataaaaaaatgtgtatatatcaatAAAGAGTCATGTtctgggggactttcctggcagcccagtggttaagatgctatGCTTttgctgcagagggtgtgagtTCAGCCTAGTTCACCCCAGtcggtgaactaagatcccacatgccatgcggcTACCCAACCTccacccccctccaaaaaaagagTCATGTTTTcttgagggaagaaagaaaaagacattgcTAGAGTTCAACCACTATTAATATATGTGAATAACATGTAACCCTactttaagccatcttttcagACTCTCAGGCCACCTTGTCCAGGGCCTAAAGAGAGATGGCTCCCTACACAACTACAACAATCAAGAAAAAGGCCATCAGTTAATTAGTGCCAAAGACAATATGTTCCCTTCTGGAGACTGTATCTCTCATGATAAGGACCATCCTAATCTATAACTCATCCATGGAGCCTGTTTTTTGGAAAGGCTTAAGCTAGACCTTGCAATCAACATTAACATTTCTGTGCCACCCTTAAGATCCTTGTCATATGACATGTTCGTCCTGGTGGTTCTGCTCCCTGCAGGCAAACACTGTGGCACCTTCTCGGCCTCTGAGGTGTTCATGTTTAATTCACACAGGCCCCATGTGGTGCTTTAAAGGTGGCAGGTACTCAATGTTTGTCGAATGGGAACTTTCCAGTTAATACCTTCCCcatttcatttgacaaatatttactggctGTCTATGTTCAAGGTGTTATAAATATTTCCACTGCTCTATCTTggcttcttctctttttcctttaagattgttTCCCCCTGGGTTCACTCATTGCCCAAGTCTTTTTCTCTCTagctctgatctgatctgtattaGTCTTGTGCTTCTTCCCATCTGGCTTTGCTACTGGTGCCACAAATCCAACCAGTGTGAACTGCAGTGGTCTCCCCTGCCTCTCCCCGATCTGATCCCCTTCCTGAGTTCCTGGTTTGGGCTGACCTTTGGCTGGCATTCTCCTTGTCCAGCCTTGAAAAGCCAGAGTGGTTTCTTGACTCtttgttgttggtgtttagtcacggagtcatgtctgactctttgacaaccccatggactgtaacctgccatgctccctctctccatgggatttcctaggcaagaagactggagtagattaccatttccttctccagaggaccttccccacccagggatcgaacccgtgtctcctgaattggcaggtggatttttcgccactgttaaagtgctgtactcaatatgtcagaaaatttggaaaagtaagcaatgaccacaggactggaaaaggaacgttttcatcccaattccaaagaaaggtaatgccaaagaatgttcaaactaccatacaattgtactcttttcacatgctagcaaggaaatgctcaaaatccttcaagctagactttaacagtgtgaactaagaacttccagatgtataagctgaatttagaaaagaggaacaagaagtcaaattgccaacatccatgaatcatagaaaatgcaagaggattccagaaaaatgtccacttctgcttcatttgactacgtgaaagcctttgactgtggatcacaacaaacgaaaattcttaaagagatgggaataccaggctaccttacctgccttctgagcaATCTGCatttaggtcaagaagcaacacaatgaactggttcaaaattgcaaaagaactggttcaaaattgcaaga is part of the Bubalus bubalis isolate 160015118507 breed Murrah chromosome 11, NDDB_SH_1, whole genome shotgun sequence genome and harbors:
- the LGALS3 gene encoding galectin-3, whose protein sequence is MADGFSLNDALSGSGKPNPQGWPGSWGNQPAGAGGYPGAAYPGAYPGQAPPGPYPGQGPPGAYPGQGPPGAYPGQGPPGVYPGQGPPGAYPGPTAPAYPGPTAPSAYPGPGAYPPPAQPSAPGAYPAASPYGTPSGPLNVPYDLPLPGGIMPRMLITILGTVKPNANRLALDFKRGNDVAFHFNPRFNEDNRRVIVCNSKLNNNWGKEERQMVFPFESGKPFKIQVLVEPDHFKVAVNDAHLLQYNHRVKHFREISTLGISGDITLTSASHTMI